In Ferribacterium limneticum, a genomic segment contains:
- a CDS encoding GTP-binding protein, with protein sequence MPESDAQHLSFKLVYYGPAQSGKTTNLLRLHDLLAPELKGEVMTMETKDDRTLFFDLLPLGFRAPSGLLIKFRLFTVPGQVAHDGTRKAVLSRADGVVFVADADRAQETNNGESFQSLAANCARVGLDFEHLPMVVQFNKCDLPNAVPEAEIRERWSAAPWPLVFAVALNGQGIETTFELLIRTVYRNFGPNLKLQTEHGLSEDAFVAGALGKSA encoded by the coding sequence ATGCCGGAAAGCGATGCCCAGCACCTGAGCTTCAAACTGGTCTATTACGGCCCGGCGCAGAGCGGCAAGACGACCAATCTACTGCGCCTGCACGACCTGCTCGCCCCGGAATTGAAGGGCGAGGTCATGACCATGGAGACCAAGGACGACCGCACGCTGTTCTTCGATCTGCTGCCGCTCGGCTTTCGCGCGCCATCCGGACTGCTCATCAAATTCCGGCTATTCACCGTGCCCGGCCAGGTCGCCCATGACGGCACGCGAAAGGCCGTGCTATCGCGCGCCGATGGCGTGGTTTTCGTCGCCGACGCCGATCGCGCCCAGGAGACCAACAACGGTGAATCCTTCCAGAGCCTGGCCGCCAACTGCGCCCGGGTCGGCCTGGATTTCGAGCACCTGCCCATGGTCGTCCAGTTCAACAAGTGCGACCTGCCGAATGCCGTTCCCGAGGCCGAAATCCGCGAACGCTGGTCGGCCGCACCGTGGCCGCTGGTCTTTGCCGTCGCCTTGAACGGGCAGGGCATCGAAACGACCTTTGAATTGCTCATTCGCACGGTCTACCGGAATTTTGGCCCAAATTTGAAATTGCAGACGGAGCACGGCCTCAGCGAAGATGCCTTCGTCGCCGGCGCCCTGGGGAAAAGCGCGTGA
- a CDS encoding sensor histidine kinase, protein MTQGFDREWRLDELLDAASHERLGAALSELLGGDFAMIDNAGKTLWGQPSPEARREPLILELEPVGYLLSRTASAAALSAARNLMLVLLRAQVRFKMASTLHLESVAEDFESLKREHARLSESEARYKALSAELEARVKKQVGELEERQQMLYEAEKLASVGQLAAGMAHEINNPLGFVRSNLSTFEKYVGKFAELKSHPGSAAESWQALDLDFILEDSIDLLHDSAKGMERIARIVADLKAFSNVDRASEEYADLNNCLHEAAKMVETQMPAGINFRFDLLPLPSFVCLPGHINQLFFNVIRNAVLAIKDAGRPGEVKISSEADDEGIVVRIHDTGVGMTKEQMEHAFEPFYTTRPVGSGVGLGLATARNVIHAHSGRISLDSQPDVGTTVTMFFPTPS, encoded by the coding sequence GTGACCCAGGGCTTCGACCGCGAGTGGCGGCTCGACGAACTGCTTGACGCAGCCAGCCACGAAAGGCTCGGCGCGGCACTCAGCGAATTACTCGGCGGCGATTTCGCCATGATCGACAATGCCGGGAAAACCCTCTGGGGACAGCCCTCGCCCGAGGCTCGCCGCGAACCGTTGATCCTCGAACTCGAACCGGTCGGCTACCTGCTGAGCCGTACAGCGTCGGCTGCGGCCCTGAGCGCCGCGCGCAATCTCATGTTGGTGCTGCTGCGGGCCCAGGTGCGCTTCAAGATGGCATCGACACTGCACCTTGAATCGGTCGCCGAAGACTTCGAGTCGCTCAAGCGCGAACACGCCCGCCTGAGCGAATCCGAAGCCCGTTACAAGGCGCTGTCGGCCGAACTCGAAGCCCGCGTCAAAAAGCAGGTCGGCGAACTGGAAGAGCGCCAGCAAATGCTCTACGAGGCCGAAAAACTCGCCTCTGTCGGTCAACTGGCTGCCGGCATGGCGCACGAGATCAACAACCCGCTCGGTTTCGTGCGCAGCAATCTGTCCACCTTCGAGAAGTACGTCGGCAAATTTGCCGAACTGAAATCACATCCGGGTTCAGCTGCGGAAAGCTGGCAGGCGCTCGACCTCGACTTCATACTCGAAGACAGCATCGATCTGCTCCACGACAGCGCCAAGGGCATGGAGCGCATCGCCCGCATCGTCGCCGATTTGAAGGCATTTTCGAATGTCGACCGGGCCAGCGAAGAATACGCGGACCTCAACAACTGCCTGCACGAGGCAGCCAAGATGGTCGAAACGCAGATGCCGGCCGGCATCAATTTCCGTTTCGATCTGCTCCCCCTGCCCAGCTTCGTTTGCCTGCCGGGGCATATCAACCAGCTCTTTTTCAACGTCATCCGCAATGCCGTGCTGGCGATCAAGGATGCCGGCCGGCCCGGCGAGGTCAAGATATCCTCCGAAGCGGACGACGAGGGCATCGTCGTCCGCATCCACGACACCGGTGTCGGCATGACCAAGGAACAAATGGAGCATGCCTTCGAGCCGTTCTATACGACCCGCCCGGTCGGCTCCGGCGTTGGCCTCGGACTGGCGACAGCGCGCAATGTCATCCACGCCCACAGTGGCCGCATCAGTCTCGACAGCCAGCCCGATGTCGGCACCACCGTCACCATGTTCTTTCCAACGCCGTCATGA
- a CDS encoding response regulator, producing the protein MSRILIVDDEESILKSLKRVLRLAPCTYGPKSYALEIFDFNSPLAALEAARNEEFDLFMSDYRMPGMDGIEFLKAAKAIQPDAARLILSGYADLNALVRAVNEVGIDRFIGKPWNDYDLMSAIGQALAHRDLMLENRQLANLVRLEMGDITPEQIEAERLERIEPGITEVNWGPDGSVVLDPEFQNKG; encoded by the coding sequence ATGAGCCGCATCCTGATCGTCGATGACGAGGAATCGATCCTCAAATCCCTCAAACGAGTCCTGCGCCTGGCGCCGTGTACCTACGGCCCGAAGAGCTACGCCCTTGAAATTTTCGATTTCAATTCGCCGCTGGCCGCGCTGGAGGCCGCACGGAACGAAGAGTTCGACCTGTTCATGAGCGACTACCGCATGCCGGGCATGGATGGCATCGAATTCCTCAAGGCGGCCAAGGCCATCCAGCCCGATGCAGCCCGCCTGATTCTTTCCGGCTACGCCGATCTCAACGCCCTCGTCCGCGCCGTCAATGAAGTCGGCATCGACCGTTTCATCGGTAAGCCGTGGAACGACTATGACCTCATGTCGGCCATCGGTCAGGCCCTGGCCCACCGCGACCTGATGCTGGAAAACCGCCAGCTGGCCAATCTGGTCCGTCTCGAAATGGGTGACATCACGCCCGAACAAATCGAAGCCGAACGGCTGGAGCGCATCGAGCCCGGCATCACCGAAGTCAATTGGGGGCCGGACGGCTCGGTCGTTCTCGATCCCGAGTTTCAAAACAAAGGCTGA
- a CDS encoding PAS domain S-box protein, translated as MSPSPRATFLWRFLPVAFVVIVGTQFHGDADGTLEKWVVAGALLLFTAMCVLFWLRTRMREMEQEARFQAIFDYAMVGIATISPEKTLLSVNPSLCRILGYKTEELMQKTWSELTHPDDAEMDIKKFDSVLRGESDGYAMEKRFIGKDGAVVFTAISARAIRQANGKVDFFVVIVEDISNWVLAETEWSSSVKMLQRFIDHLPGSAYVKTADSRILLANKGFQDQFGIKPEELLGRISTEAFPGEFGQKVFADDERILATGITEKIEDEWNGRVFESTKFIIPRDDGSADLGGITIDVTERRLTELKLAQQARCSAVLLELPKKAEELPEKAFMQYALERAEELTQSVIGFMHLVNDDGVTIELVAWSSSTLKNYCTAAFDSHYPISEAGIWADAARKKQPVIINDYASAENKHGLPPGHSALIRLLSIPVMAEGAVRMMTGVGNKAENYTDFDVETVQLIGSETWRIVCRQRSENALRLATQVVNASQVVCFRSRSTEGWPLVFISDNVRQWGYTPKQLIAGQPTVFDVIHPDDQPRVLEEAKRYAAEGVPRFAQEYRLVTAEGQVVWVLGRTIVRLDAEGKPEFYDGVLTDITERKAQQSLMDDALSQQKKLNKRLEEANNQLMQSEKMASIGQLAAGVAHELNNPIGFVHSNLGTLDGYVHDLIAIIAAYQTLFCTPGEANPHEDEIRRLLEQHDFAFLKEDIFSLLAESKDGLGRVRKIVQDLKNFSRVGEQEWQEADLHQGIDSTLNIVWNELKYKAKVIKEYGEIPHVFCLISQLNQVFMNLLVNAGHAIETQGSITIRTSRRGEDRICIEISDTGKGIAPEHINRIFEPFFTTKPVGKGTGLGLSLSYGIIKRHGGQIEVESVEGQGTTFRLLLPINQKQNTEPKVSETSS; from the coding sequence ATGAGCCCTAGCCCGCGAGCCACTTTTCTCTGGCGCTTCCTGCCGGTGGCTTTTGTGGTCATCGTCGGCACCCAGTTCCATGGCGATGCCGACGGGACACTTGAGAAGTGGGTCGTGGCCGGGGCCCTGCTCCTTTTCACAGCGATGTGCGTCTTGTTCTGGCTGCGCACCCGGATGCGCGAAATGGAGCAAGAGGCAAGATTCCAGGCTATTTTTGACTATGCCATGGTCGGGATCGCCACGATATCACCCGAAAAAACCTTGCTGTCGGTGAACCCGTCGCTGTGTCGGATTTTGGGCTACAAAACCGAAGAGCTGATGCAAAAAACATGGTCAGAACTGACTCACCCTGATGACGCAGAAATGGACATCAAGAAATTTGATTCCGTCCTGCGTGGTGAATCCGACGGCTATGCGATGGAAAAACGCTTTATCGGCAAGGATGGCGCCGTTGTTTTCACAGCCATCTCGGCGCGCGCGATCCGCCAGGCTAACGGGAAGGTTGATTTTTTTGTCGTCATCGTCGAAGACATCAGCAACTGGGTACTTGCCGAAACCGAGTGGAGCTCCTCGGTCAAAATGCTCCAGCGTTTTATCGACCATCTGCCCGGCAGCGCCTACGTCAAGACAGCTGATTCTCGGATTCTGTTAGCCAACAAAGGCTTTCAGGATCAATTCGGAATCAAACCTGAAGAGTTGCTGGGCCGCATCTCGACCGAGGCATTTCCTGGCGAATTCGGCCAGAAAGTATTCGCCGACGATGAGCGCATTCTGGCCACCGGCATCACGGAAAAAATCGAGGACGAATGGAACGGGCGGGTCTTTGAAAGCACCAAGTTCATCATTCCCCGCGACGATGGCAGCGCCGACCTGGGCGGCATCACGATCGATGTCACCGAGCGTCGCTTGACCGAGCTCAAACTTGCCCAGCAGGCCCGTTGTTCCGCTGTCTTGCTGGAGTTGCCGAAAAAAGCCGAGGAACTGCCTGAAAAAGCGTTCATGCAATACGCGCTGGAGCGCGCCGAAGAACTGACGCAAAGCGTCATTGGCTTCATGCACCTGGTCAATGACGATGGGGTGACCATCGAACTGGTTGCCTGGTCGTCCAGCACGCTGAAGAATTACTGCACGGCCGCCTTCGACAGCCATTACCCCATTTCAGAAGCGGGCATCTGGGCCGATGCAGCGCGTAAAAAACAGCCTGTCATTATCAATGACTACGCCAGCGCCGAGAACAAACACGGGCTTCCCCCCGGCCACTCGGCACTGATCCGCCTGCTCAGCATTCCGGTCATGGCAGAAGGCGCCGTCCGCATGATGACGGGCGTCGGCAACAAAGCGGAGAATTACACCGATTTCGACGTCGAAACGGTGCAATTGATCGGCAGCGAGACCTGGCGGATCGTCTGCCGGCAGCGTTCCGAAAACGCGCTGCGCCTTGCTACGCAGGTGGTCAATGCGAGCCAGGTGGTTTGCTTCCGCTCGCGCAGCACCGAAGGCTGGCCATTGGTCTTTATTTCGGACAATGTCCGGCAATGGGGCTACACACCCAAACAACTGATCGCGGGGCAGCCCACCGTATTTGATGTGATTCACCCCGACGACCAGCCACGGGTGCTGGAGGAAGCAAAGCGCTACGCCGCCGAAGGGGTGCCACGCTTCGCGCAGGAATACCGCCTGGTCACAGCCGAAGGCCAGGTTGTCTGGGTGCTTGGTCGAACCATCGTTCGTCTCGACGCCGAGGGCAAACCTGAGTTTTACGATGGGGTGCTGACGGACATTACCGAACGCAAAGCCCAGCAATCGCTGATGGACGATGCGCTGAGTCAGCAGAAAAAACTCAACAAGCGCCTTGAAGAAGCCAACAACCAGTTGATGCAATCGGAAAAAATGGCCTCCATCGGACAACTGGCGGCTGGCGTAGCCCACGAACTGAATAACCCGATCGGCTTCGTTCACTCCAATCTGGGTACGCTGGATGGCTACGTACATGACCTCATAGCCATCATCGCTGCTTACCAAACCCTGTTCTGCACGCCGGGCGAAGCCAACCCCCACGAAGATGAAATCAGGCGACTGCTCGAGCAGCACGATTTCGCCTTCCTCAAGGAAGACATTTTCAGTCTTCTCGCCGAGTCGAAGGATGGCCTTGGCCGGGTCCGCAAGATCGTCCAGGATCTCAAGAATTTCTCGCGCGTCGGCGAGCAGGAGTGGCAGGAAGCGGACCTCCACCAGGGGATCGATTCAACCCTGAACATTGTCTGGAACGAGCTGAAGTACAAGGCCAAGGTGATCAAGGAATATGGCGAGATTCCCCATGTCTTCTGCCTGATTTCGCAACTCAACCAGGTTTTCATGAACCTGCTGGTCAATGCCGGCCACGCCATTGAAACACAAGGCAGCATCACCATTCGCACCAGCCGGCGCGGCGAAGACAGGATTTGCATCGAAATCAGCGATACCGGCAAAGGGATCGCGCCGGAGCACATCAACCGGATTTTCGAGCCGTTCTTTACAACCAAGCCGGTTGGCAAGGGGACCGGGCTAGGGCTTTCGCTGTCCTACGGGATCATCAAACGGCACGGCGGCCAAATCGAGGTTGAAAGCGTTGAGGGGCAAGGCACCACTTTCCGTCTGTTACTGCCCATCAATCAAAAACAGAACACTGAACCAAAAGTTTCGGAGACTTCATCATGA
- a CDS encoding HD domain-containing phosphohydrolase, giving the protein MSEAIAPPTLLFVDDEPGILSALRRLFRPHGYRIFIAEGGAAGLEVLEKEQIDLVISDMRMPEMDGATFLKEVRARWPNVMRILLTGYADITSTVAAINQGEIYRYISKPWDDNEIVSIVAEAIEHQNLKRENLRLSSLTQAQNDQLKELNASLEQKVADRTAELRQALSFVEQTHSELKKAFLTSVQVFAGLIELRSGQAGSQISGHGRRVAEHARSVAQRLKLPDAEVQNIMLAGLLHDIGKLGLPDELLGKPFNTLTPEKRALVMKHPVIGQNILMGIDKFKDAAILVRHHHESYDGSGYPDHLAGIAIPQGSRILQAVNEYDSLIIGTLVQRPLKPAEALNFLIENRGKRYDPAVVDAFATLLAETVKSGFTEIPLRTMHLKTGMLLSRDLMHRDGYLLLAKGTALTAEIIGQLVKMENSEQQMLTLYIRQEEK; this is encoded by the coding sequence ATGAGCGAGGCGATCGCCCCTCCCACCCTGCTCTTCGTCGATGACGAGCCGGGCATTCTTTCCGCCCTGCGGCGCCTGTTCCGGCCACACGGCTATCGCATCTTCATTGCCGAGGGCGGCGCCGCCGGGCTGGAAGTACTCGAGAAAGAACAAATCGATCTGGTCATTTCCGACATGCGCATGCCGGAAATGGACGGCGCCACCTTTCTCAAGGAGGTTCGTGCTCGCTGGCCCAATGTCATGCGCATTCTGCTGACGGGCTACGCTGACATCACATCGACCGTTGCCGCGATCAACCAGGGCGAAATCTATCGTTACATCTCGAAACCGTGGGACGACAACGAGATCGTCAGCATCGTCGCCGAAGCCATCGAACACCAGAATCTGAAGCGGGAAAACCTGCGCCTCTCCTCGCTGACCCAGGCGCAAAATGATCAATTGAAGGAGCTCAACGCCAGTCTCGAACAAAAGGTCGCCGACCGTACCGCCGAGTTGCGCCAGGCACTGAGTTTTGTCGAGCAAACTCACAGCGAGTTGAAAAAGGCGTTTCTGACCAGCGTCCAGGTATTTGCCGGGCTGATCGAACTACGTAGCGGTCAGGCCGGCAGCCAGATTTCCGGCCATGGCCGGCGCGTGGCGGAGCATGCGCGCAGCGTCGCCCAGCGCCTCAAACTGCCCGATGCCGAGGTCCAGAACATCATGCTGGCCGGTCTGCTGCACGATATCGGCAAGCTCGGCCTGCCCGACGAGCTATTGGGCAAGCCCTTCAATACGCTGACCCCTGAAAAACGGGCGCTGGTCATGAAGCACCCGGTCATTGGCCAGAACATCCTGATGGGCATCGACAAATTCAAGGACGCGGCTATCCTTGTCCGCCATCACCACGAAAGCTATGACGGCAGCGGTTACCCCGACCACCTGGCCGGCATCGCCATTCCGCAGGGCAGCCGCATCCTGCAAGCGGTCAACGAATATGACTCGCTGATCATCGGCACCCTGGTCCAGCGTCCGCTGAAGCCTGCCGAGGCACTGAATTTTCTGATCGAAAATCGCGGCAAGCGCTACGACCCAGCCGTTGTTGACGCCTTCGCAACCCTGCTCGCCGAAACCGTCAAGAGCGGCTTTACGGAAATCCCCCTGCGCACCATGCACCTGAAGACGGGAATGCTGCTCAGCCGCGACCTCATGCACCGTGACGGTTATCTGCTGCTGGCCAAGGGCACGGCACTGACCGCAGAAATCATCGGCCAACTGGTCAAGATGGAAAACTCGGAACAGCAAATGCTGACCCTCTATATTCGCCAGGAGGAAAAATGA
- a CDS encoding ATPase, T2SS/T4P/T4SS family: MTDYSSLFTGKTPAPQAPATHLTPPRYRLLFVDDEPGIVKALSRVFRQENYEVITAWSAKEGLEKFATGPIHLVISDFMMPGMNGAQFLQEVKKRSPETIRIMLTGHANTDAVMGAINEGAVYKFILKPWNDDDLRITVALALEQFDLISRNKSLRAENEQKAKEISALSRLAATHRSRLGIMLHKKNLLTDAQLQELTLQQERRKEPLITLLLENDWVSERRIRELLKTDMMIEEVQLPEFQVDAALTDLIPRSFCLRQGVVPLKLDGRRLLLAMADPLDEGLIDEVRFTAGLDINAVTADIAAIRKKVDEIYGGGEVDFKELETLVSSPDPYEGIEIVIEDDEVAKLEDLLRDTEAPPAIRLANAIIVEAIRLGASDIHIQPRTKSVVVRYRIDGVLADKIHIPHHLHQSLVSRLKIMSELDISERRRPQDGRITVKTPMRMVDLRISTLPTINGEKIVMRILDRNSTVHSIEKLGFSSSDLRRVTDMVAKPQGIILATGPTGSGKTTTLYSLLQHDATPDKNYVTIEDPVEYYLDMAGQVLIREKIGLTFPAVLRALLRQDPDVILLGEIRDFDTAEVAFHAALTGHLVYSTLHTNSAVATIARLFDLGLKPYVVATALEGIIAQRLVRSVCPDCSQPAAPDPAVISRLGSTFAEVSEIRRGQGCTTCHGSGYKGRLGIYEILTLDDQLRDCIGSGASVLEISRQARQRGLRSIIHHAVERVQAGATTPEEILRVLGPVTGED, encoded by the coding sequence ATGACCGATTATTCCTCACTATTCACCGGCAAGACCCCGGCACCGCAGGCGCCGGCAACGCACCTCACACCACCGCGCTACCGCCTGCTCTTCGTCGACGACGAACCGGGCATCGTCAAGGCGCTCAGCCGCGTTTTTCGCCAGGAAAACTACGAGGTCATCACCGCCTGGAGCGCCAAGGAAGGACTGGAAAAATTCGCCACCGGGCCCATCCATCTGGTCATCAGCGATTTCATGATGCCCGGCATGAACGGCGCGCAGTTCCTGCAGGAGGTCAAGAAACGCTCGCCGGAAACCATCCGCATCATGCTCACCGGCCATGCCAACACCGATGCGGTCATGGGCGCCATCAACGAAGGCGCCGTTTACAAGTTCATTCTCAAGCCCTGGAACGACGACGATCTGCGCATCACGGTGGCCCTGGCCCTCGAACAGTTCGACCTGATCAGCCGGAACAAGAGCCTGCGCGCTGAAAACGAACAGAAGGCGAAGGAAATTTCTGCCCTCTCCCGACTCGCCGCCACCCACCGCAGCCGGCTCGGCATCATGCTGCACAAGAAGAACCTGCTCACCGATGCCCAGTTGCAGGAACTGACCCTGCAGCAGGAACGGCGCAAGGAGCCGCTGATCACCTTACTGCTCGAGAACGACTGGGTGTCCGAACGACGCATCCGCGAGCTGCTCAAGACCGACATGATGATCGAGGAAGTCCAGCTGCCAGAGTTCCAGGTCGATGCCGCGCTGACCGATCTGATCCCGCGCAGCTTCTGCCTGCGTCAGGGGGTCGTGCCGCTCAAGCTCGACGGCCGCCGCCTGTTGCTGGCCATGGCCGACCCGCTCGACGAGGGGCTGATCGACGAAGTCCGCTTCACGGCCGGGCTCGACATCAATGCGGTTACAGCCGATATCGCGGCCATTCGCAAGAAGGTCGATGAAATCTACGGCGGCGGCGAGGTCGACTTCAAGGAACTGGAAACGCTGGTCAGTTCGCCGGATCCCTACGAAGGGATCGAGATCGTCATCGAGGATGACGAGGTCGCCAAGCTCGAAGACCTCTTGCGCGACACCGAGGCCCCGCCGGCCATCCGGCTGGCCAATGCGATCATCGTCGAGGCGATCCGCCTTGGCGCCTCCGATATCCACATTCAGCCGCGCACCAAGAGCGTCGTCGTGCGTTACCGGATCGACGGCGTGCTCGCCGACAAGATCCATATCCCGCATCACCTGCATCAATCGCTCGTCTCGCGTCTGAAAATCATGTCGGAACTCGACATTTCCGAACGGCGCCGCCCGCAGGATGGTCGCATCACCGTCAAAACGCCGATGCGCATGGTCGATTTGCGGATTTCGACGCTGCCGACGATCAATGGCGAAAAAATCGTCATGCGCATCCTCGACCGCAACTCGACAGTCCACAGCATCGAGAAACTTGGCTTTTCGAGCAGCGACCTGCGTCGCGTCACCGACATGGTGGCCAAGCCGCAAGGCATCATCCTGGCCACCGGCCCGACCGGCAGCGGCAAGACGACGACCCTCTACTCGTTGCTCCAGCACGATGCGACGCCCGACAAGAACTACGTCACCATCGAAGACCCGGTCGAGTACTACCTCGACATGGCCGGCCAGGTGCTGATTCGCGAAAAGATCGGGCTGACCTTCCCGGCCGTCCTGCGCGCCCTGCTCCGCCAGGACCCCGACGTCATCCTGCTCGGTGAAATCCGCGACTTCGACACCGCCGAAGTCGCTTTTCACGCGGCGCTGACCGGGCACCTGGTCTATTCCACCCTGCACACCAACTCGGCCGTCGCCACCATTGCCCGGCTGTTCGACCTCGGCCTCAAACCCTATGTCGTCGCCACCGCCCTCGAAGGCATCATCGCCCAGCGCCTGGTGCGCAGCGTTTGTCCGGACTGCAGCCAGCCGGCGGCGCCGGACCCGGCCGTCATCTCGCGCCTGGGCAGCACCTTTGCCGAGGTCAGCGAAATCCGCCGCGGCCAGGGCTGCACTACCTGCCACGGCAGCGGCTACAAGGGCCGCCTCGGCATTTACGAAATTCTGACCCTCGACGACCAGTTACGTGACTGCATAGGCAGCGGCGCCAGCGTTCTCGAAATCAGCCGTCAGGCCCGGCAAAGGGGTCTGCGCAGCATCATCCATCACGCCGTCGAGCGTGT